The proteins below come from a single Afipia felis ATCC 53690 genomic window:
- a CDS encoding succinate dehydrogenase iron-sulfur subunit — protein MVEFALPKNSTVTGGKSWPKPEGATETREYHIYRWSPDDGQNPRMDTYYVNTADCGPMILDGLIWIKNHVDPTLTFRRSCREGVCGSCAMNIDGQNTLACTRAMSEVESGPITVRPLPHQPVVKDLVPDLTNFYAQYASIEPWLHTSTATPQKEWRQSIEERSKLDGLYECILCACCSTSCPSYWWNSDRFLGPAALLAADRWVKDSRDEATGERLDNLEDPFRLYRCHTIMNCAKACPKGLNPSKAIADLKAKLVERQV, from the coding sequence ATGGTTGAATTCGCGCTGCCGAAAAACTCCACCGTCACGGGCGGCAAGAGCTGGCCGAAGCCGGAAGGCGCCACCGAGACGCGCGAATATCACATCTACCGCTGGTCGCCGGACGACGGCCAAAACCCGCGGATGGACACCTATTACGTCAACACCGCCGATTGCGGCCCGATGATTCTCGACGGGCTGATCTGGATCAAGAACCACGTCGACCCGACGCTGACCTTCCGCCGCTCTTGCCGCGAGGGCGTCTGCGGCTCCTGCGCGATGAACATCGACGGACAGAACACCCTCGCCTGCACCCGTGCGATGAGCGAAGTCGAGAGCGGCCCGATCACCGTCCGTCCGTTGCCGCATCAGCCGGTGGTGAAGGATCTGGTGCCAGACCTCACCAATTTCTACGCACAATATGCATCGATCGAACCCTGGCTGCACACCTCCACCGCGACGCCGCAGAAAGAATGGCGGCAGTCGATCGAGGAGCGCAGCAAGCTCGACGGACTTTACGAGTGCATTCTGTGCGCCTGCTGCTCGACCTCGTGCCCGAGCTATTGGTGGAACAGCGACCGCTTCCTCGGTCCGGCCGCGCTCCTTGCAGCCGATCGCTGGGTGAAGGATTCCCGCGACGAGGCCACCGGCGAACGCCTCGACAATCTGGAAGATCCGTTCCGGCTCTATCGCTGCCACACCATCATGAACTGCGCCAAGGCCTGCCCGAAGGGATTGAACCCCTCGAAGGCCATCGCCGATCTCAAGGCGAAGCTGGTCGAGCGCCAGGTGTAA
- the sdhA gene encoding succinate dehydrogenase flavoprotein subunit: protein MTASGKTAAAAGSAYPIEDHTYDVVVVGAGGAGLRAVVGCSEAGLRTACITKVFPTRSHTVAAQGGISASLGNMHPDDWRWHMYDTVKGSDWLGDQDSIEYMVRNAPAAVYELEHWGVPFSRTEDGKIFQRPFGGMTRDFGKGQAQRTCAAADRTGHAMLHTMYGQAVRHSAEFFIEFFAIDLIMDDQGVCRGVIALKLDDGTLHRFRAQTTILATGGYGRAYQSCTSAHTCTGDGGGMALRAGLPLQDMEFVQFHPTGIFPAGCLITEGARGEGGYLVNAEGERFMERYAPSAKDLASRDVVSRAMTIEIREGRGVGKKKDHIFLHLDHLDPAVLHQRLPGISESAKIFAGVDVTREPIPVLPTVHYNMGGIPTNFHGEVVVKKHGDDDAVVPGLMAVGEAACVSVHGANRLGSNSLIDLVVFGRAAALRCAEKLTPNGKQPELPANSADMALSRLDHFRNASGGTPTAKLRDSMQRVMQNNCAVFRTGEVLNEGKDLIHKVHGGLTDIGVTDRSLVWNSDLIETLEFDNLIVQAVVTMDSAVNRTESRGAHAREDFSERDDKNWMKHTLAWIDTKANTTIDYRPVHSYTMTNDIQYIPPKARVY, encoded by the coding sequence ATGACAGCAAGCGGCAAGACGGCCGCGGCCGCAGGCTCGGCCTATCCGATCGAGGATCACACCTACGACGTGGTGGTGGTCGGCGCGGGCGGCGCTGGATTGCGCGCCGTGGTCGGCTGTTCGGAAGCCGGTCTTCGCACCGCCTGCATCACCAAGGTGTTTCCGACCCGCTCGCACACGGTCGCGGCGCAGGGCGGCATCTCCGCCTCGCTCGGCAACATGCATCCCGACGACTGGCGCTGGCACATGTACGACACCGTGAAGGGATCGGACTGGCTCGGCGACCAGGATTCCATCGAATACATGGTGCGCAACGCGCCAGCCGCCGTCTATGAGCTCGAACATTGGGGCGTGCCGTTCTCGCGCACCGAGGACGGCAAAATCTTCCAGCGTCCGTTCGGCGGCATGACCCGCGACTTCGGCAAGGGCCAGGCGCAGCGCACCTGCGCCGCCGCCGACCGCACCGGCCACGCCATGCTGCACACGATGTACGGCCAGGCGGTGCGCCATTCGGCCGAGTTCTTCATCGAATTCTTCGCCATCGATCTCATCATGGACGATCAGGGCGTCTGCCGCGGCGTGATCGCGCTCAAGCTCGATGACGGCACGCTGCATCGCTTCCGCGCCCAGACCACGATCCTCGCCACCGGCGGTTACGGCCGTGCGTACCAGTCCTGCACCTCGGCCCATACCTGCACCGGCGACGGCGGCGGCATGGCGCTGCGCGCAGGCCTGCCGCTGCAGGACATGGAGTTCGTGCAATTCCATCCGACCGGCATCTTCCCGGCGGGTTGCCTCATTACCGAAGGTGCGCGTGGCGAAGGCGGTTATCTCGTCAATGCCGAAGGCGAACGCTTCATGGAGCGCTATGCGCCCTCCGCCAAGGATCTTGCATCGCGCGACGTCGTCTCACGCGCAATGACCATCGAAATCCGCGAGGGACGCGGCGTCGGCAAGAAGAAGGATCACATCTTCCTTCATCTCGACCACCTCGATCCCGCCGTGCTGCATCAGCGCCTGCCAGGCATCTCGGAATCCGCGAAGATTTTTGCCGGCGTCGACGTCACCCGCGAGCCGATCCCGGTGCTGCCGACCGTGCACTACAACATGGGCGGCATCCCGACCAACTTCCACGGCGAAGTGGTGGTGAAGAAGCATGGCGACGACGACGCGGTGGTCCCCGGCCTGATGGCGGTCGGCGAAGCCGCCTGCGTGTCGGTGCATGGCGCCAACCGCCTCGGCTCGAACTCGCTGATCGACCTCGTGGTGTTCGGCCGCGCGGCGGCACTGCGCTGCGCCGAAAAACTGACGCCGAACGGCAAGCAGCCGGAACTGCCCGCCAATTCCGCCGACATGGCGCTCTCTCGTCTCGACCATTTCCGCAACGCCTCCGGGGGCACGCCGACCGCGAAGCTGCGCGATTCGATGCAGCGCGTGATGCAGAATAACTGCGCCGTGTTCCGCACCGGCGAAGTGCTCAACGAAGGCAAGGACCTGATCCACAAGGTTCATGGCGGCCTCACCGATATCGGCGTCACCGACCGCTCGCTGGTCTGGAATTCCGACCTGATCGAGACGCTCGAGTTCGACAACCTCATCGTGCAGGCGGTTGTAACGATGGATTCCGCCGTCAACCGCACCGAGAGCCGCGGCGCGCATGCGCGGGAGGACTTCTCCGAGCGCGACGACAAGAACTGGATGAAGCACACGCTGGCGTGGATCGACACCAAGGCCAACACCACGATCGATTACCGCCCGGTGCACAGCTACACGATGACCAACGACATTCAGTACATTCCGCCGAAGGCGCGCGTGTACTGA
- the sdhD gene encoding succinate dehydrogenase, hydrophobic membrane anchor protein — translation MSARDTAKNVSMRTPLARVRRLGAAHSGTKDFFRQRVTAIAMALLIVPVAIIVVMLTGRDQAAAAQLLGSPIVAILLTLFIIAGCLHMKIGVQIVIEDYVHSEAIKILAIIANNFFSFAVGLASIFAIFKLSVGS, via the coding sequence ATGAGCGCGCGCGACACCGCAAAAAACGTATCCATGCGCACGCCGCTGGCGCGCGTACGACGTCTCGGTGCCGCCCATTCCGGCACCAAGGATTTTTTCCGCCAGCGCGTCACTGCGATCGCAATGGCGCTCTTGATCGTGCCGGTCGCCATCATCGTCGTTATGCTGACGGGACGCGATCAGGCCGCCGCAGCCCAGCTTCTCGGGTCGCCGATCGTCGCGATCCTGCTGACCCTCTTCATCATCGCGGGCTGCCTGCACATGAAGATCGGCGTGCAGATCGTGATCGAAGACTACGTGCACAGCGAGGCGATCAAGATACTCGCCATCATCGCCAACAATTTCTTTTCGTTCGCCGTCGGGCTTGCATCGATCTTCGCGATCTTCAAGCTCTCGGTCGGGAGTTAA
- the sdhC gene encoding succinate dehydrogenase, cytochrome b556 subunit, whose protein sequence is MAAQTDRPLSPFMTYRWTLTMIMSIIHRVTGIGLYAGTLLMAWWLIATASGPAAYACLQTFTTSWIGRLVEIGFTWALLHHAFSGLRYLVWDTGHGFGVEARERLTQAALVAGIVATAALWIGFYMIGAGR, encoded by the coding sequence ATGGCCGCACAGACAGATCGCCCGCTCTCCCCCTTCATGACCTATCGGTGGACGCTGACGATGATCATGTCGATCATCCACCGCGTCACCGGCATCGGGCTTTATGCCGGCACGCTGTTGATGGCCTGGTGGCTGATCGCCACCGCCTCTGGTCCTGCCGCCTATGCCTGCCTGCAGACCTTCACCACAAGCTGGATCGGCCGCCTGGTTGAGATCGGCTTCACCTGGGCGCTGCTGCACCACGCCTTCAGCGGGCTGCGTTATCTCGTCTGGGATACAGGCCACGGCTTCGGCGTGGAGGCCCGTGAACGTCTGACCCAGGCGGCTCTCGTCGCCGGCATCGTCGCCACCGCAGCATTGTGGATCGGCTTTTATATGATCGGAGCCGGCCGATGA
- a CDS encoding malonate--CoA ligase: MTASANANLYARLFEGLKEPLKTAVETEDGREVSYGELEEFTARTANYLVAQGVKPGDRVAAQVEKSLAALVLYLATIRAGAAFLPLNTAYTLNELEYFFGDAEPSLIVCDPSKAEGIRKIAQTINANVDTLDADGHGSLKDGAVNASPDFKTVARAGNDLAAILYTSGTTGRSKGAMLSHDNLASNALTLMKYWHFTDKDVLIHALPIYHTHGLFVAINTCLFSRATMIFLKKLDTDRIIDLMPRATVLMGVPTFYVRLLQNQRLTKEAASHMRLFISGSAPLLAETHREWSARTGHAVLERYGMTETNMNTSNPYDGERVPGAVGFPLPGVTMRVTDPETGRELPRDEIGMLEVKGPNVFQGYWRMPEKTKAEFRDGFFITGDLGKIDQRGYVHIIGRGKDLVISGGFNVYPKEIESEIDAIPGVIESAVIGVPHADFGEGVTAVVVPDKKISLDEAAVLHALDGRLAKFKLPKRVLFIDELPRNTMGKVQKNILRDKYAKLYAHSK, encoded by the coding sequence ATGACCGCATCCGCCAACGCCAATCTCTACGCCCGCCTGTTCGAGGGATTGAAGGAGCCTCTCAAGACAGCGGTCGAAACCGAAGATGGCCGCGAGGTGTCATACGGCGAGCTGGAAGAATTCACGGCGCGCACCGCCAATTATCTTGTGGCGCAGGGCGTCAAGCCGGGAGACCGCGTCGCCGCTCAGGTTGAAAAATCACTTGCGGCGCTGGTCCTCTATCTCGCGACGATCCGTGCGGGCGCTGCGTTTCTGCCGTTGAACACCGCCTATACGCTGAACGAGCTTGAATATTTCTTCGGCGATGCTGAGCCGTCACTGATCGTCTGCGATCCTTCGAAAGCGGAAGGAATCCGCAAAATTGCGCAGACAATCAACGCCAACGTCGACACGCTCGACGCCGACGGGCATGGCTCGCTCAAGGATGGCGCTGTGAACGCCTCGCCGGATTTCAAGACCGTCGCGCGCGCGGGAAACGATCTTGCCGCGATCCTCTACACCTCCGGCACCACCGGCCGCTCCAAGGGAGCGATGCTGTCACACGACAATCTGGCGTCAAATGCGTTGACGCTAATGAAGTACTGGCACTTCACCGATAAGGACGTGCTGATCCACGCGCTGCCGATCTATCATACCCACGGCCTGTTCGTAGCGATCAACACCTGCCTGTTCTCGCGCGCGACGATGATCTTCCTGAAGAAGCTCGACACCGACCGCATCATCGACCTGATGCCGCGCGCGACCGTGCTGATGGGCGTGCCGACTTTCTACGTCCGACTGCTGCAGAATCAGCGCCTGACGAAAGAAGCCGCCTCGCACATGCGGCTGTTTATTTCCGGCTCCGCGCCGCTTCTCGCCGAAACCCATCGTGAATGGTCGGCACGCACTGGCCACGCCGTACTGGAACGCTACGGCATGACCGAAACCAACATGAACACCTCGAACCCGTATGATGGCGAGCGCGTGCCGGGCGCGGTCGGCTTCCCTCTGCCGGGAGTCACCATGCGCGTTACCGATCCCGAGACAGGCCGCGAACTGCCGCGCGACGAGATCGGCATGCTGGAGGTGAAAGGCCCGAACGTCTTCCAGGGGTACTGGCGGATGCCGGAGAAAACCAAGGCGGAATTCCGCGACGGCTTCTTCATCACCGGTGACCTCGGCAAGATCGATCAGCGCGGCTACGTCCACATCATCGGACGCGGCAAGGACCTCGTCATCTCAGGTGGCTTCAATGTCTACCCGAAGGAGATCGAGAGCGAGATCGACGCCATTCCCGGCGTGATCGAAAGCGCGGTGATCGGCGTGCCGCATGCCGATTTCGGCGAAGGCGTCACAGCCGTGGTGGTCCCCGACAAGAAGATCAGCCTGGACGAGGCCGCCGTGCTGCACGCGCTCGACGGCCGACTCGCGAAATTCAAGTTGCCCAAGCGCGTTCTGTTCATCGACGAATTGCCGCGCAACACGATGGGCAAAGTGCAGAAGAACATTCTGCGCGACAAATACGCAAAGCTTTACGCCCACTCGAAATAG
- a CDS encoding YbfB/YjiJ family MFS transporter yields MTSRAPTIADARPALAVLTLAIGPTIGLGICRFAYSLVLPDMRDTLGWSYATAGAMNTVNAAGYLAGALLAAPVAKRIGLLKTIHLGIVMCLVSLAISSVSGAPVPFGFARILSGIGGAFVLICGGALAASIAQMHPRRAALLIGLFYYGPAMGLIISGAISPFLLQEFGRGSWWIVWIVLTAISAALAVPLLRVRLHPVSVGTSQQDSSIKPILPYLAGYFLYGAGYIAYLTFMIAYIRDNGGGAAAQSAFWCLIGLGGISAPWIWRGLMARGQSGFAMALMIGLTTIGAALPLAGSSPWIYALSAVVFGNGFLATTIATTAFTRFNYPEQAWPRVIAIITIIFSLGQILGPLVTGVISDLTGTLSSALAVSAAALALGVVISLFQRALPFSRGEAR; encoded by the coding sequence ATGACCTCGCGCGCTCCCACGATCGCCGACGCCCGCCCGGCCTTGGCGGTTCTCACGCTGGCTATCGGCCCCACCATCGGCCTCGGCATCTGCCGTTTCGCCTATTCGCTGGTCCTGCCAGATATGCGTGACACGCTGGGCTGGTCCTACGCCACAGCCGGAGCGATGAATACCGTCAACGCTGCCGGCTATCTCGCGGGCGCGCTGCTGGCCGCGCCGGTGGCGAAGCGGATCGGCCTGCTGAAAACCATCCATCTCGGCATCGTAATGTGCCTCGTCTCGCTCGCGATCAGCTCCGTCTCCGGCGCCCCCGTGCCTTTCGGTTTTGCCCGGATCCTATCCGGCATCGGCGGCGCGTTTGTGCTGATCTGCGGCGGCGCGCTCGCCGCGTCCATCGCACAGATGCATCCACGGCGCGCGGCGCTGCTGATCGGGTTGTTCTATTACGGCCCAGCGATGGGCCTGATCATTTCGGGGGCGATTTCGCCGTTCCTGCTGCAAGAATTCGGGCGCGGCTCGTGGTGGATCGTGTGGATCGTTCTCACCGCGATTTCGGCGGCGCTGGCCGTGCCGCTGCTGCGTGTCCGCCTGCATCCGGTCAGCGTCGGCACTAGCCAGCAGGATTCCTCGATCAAACCGATCCTGCCGTATCTCGCGGGCTATTTCCTCTATGGCGCAGGCTATATCGCCTATTTGACCTTCATGATCGCCTATATCCGCGACAATGGCGGCGGCGCGGCGGCACAAAGCGCGTTCTGGTGCCTGATCGGGCTCGGTGGCATCAGCGCGCCGTGGATTTGGCGCGGCCTGATGGCGCGCGGACAGAGTGGCTTCGCCATGGCCCTGATGATCGGGCTCACCACGATCGGCGCGGCGCTTCCGCTTGCAGGATCATCGCCGTGGATCTACGCGCTGTCGGCTGTTGTCTTCGGCAACGGATTTCTCGCCACCACGATTGCGACCACCGCCTTCACGCGGTTCAACTATCCCGAACAGGCTTGGCCGCGCGTGATCGCGATCATCACCATCATCTTCAGCCTCGGACAGATTCTCGGCCCACTCGTCACCGGCGTTATCAGCGATCTCACCGGGACTCTGTCGTCGGCACTCGCGGTCTCCGCAGCCGCGCTGGCGCTCGGTGTCGTGATCAGCCTCTTCCAGCGCGCGCTGCCTTTCAGTCGCGGCGAGGCGCGCTAA
- the leuB gene encoding 3-isopropylmalate dehydrogenase has product MAPHKLLLLPGDGIGPEVMGEVKRLIDWLNAQGIASFETETGLVGGCAYDADKVAITDATVAKAKAADAILLGAVGGPKWDGVPFDVRPEAGLLRLRKDLELFANLRPAICYPALADSSSLKREIVEGLDIMIVRELTGGVYFGEPKEITDLGGGKKRAVDTQVYETYEIERIAAVAFDLARKRQNKVTSMEKRNVMKSGLLWNEVVTRVHAEKYKDVQLEHQLADSGGMQLVRNPKQFDVIVTDNLFGDVLSDIAAMLTGSLGMLPSASLGATDAKTGKRKALYEPVHGSAPDIAGKGLANPLAMLASFGMALRYSFDMGQLADTIDKAIANVLDKGIRTGDIATGGAKGVSTSQMGEAVLKEVQALHG; this is encoded by the coding sequence ATGGCACCGCACAAATTATTGCTTCTCCCCGGCGACGGCATCGGCCCCGAGGTGATGGGAGAGGTGAAGCGCCTGATCGACTGGCTGAACGCGCAGGGCATCGCCAGCTTCGAGACCGAAACCGGTCTGGTCGGCGGCTGTGCCTATGATGCAGACAAGGTCGCGATCACCGACGCCACGGTGGCGAAGGCGAAGGCGGCGGATGCCATCCTGCTCGGCGCGGTCGGTGGCCCGAAATGGGATGGCGTGCCGTTCGATGTGCGCCCCGAGGCGGGCCTGCTGCGGCTGCGCAAGGACCTCGAACTGTTCGCCAACCTGCGCCCCGCGATCTGCTACCCGGCGCTCGCCGATTCATCGAGCCTGAAGCGCGAGATCGTCGAGGGTCTCGATATCATGATCGTGCGCGAGCTGACCGGCGGCGTCTATTTCGGCGAGCCGAAGGAAATCACCGATCTCGGCGGCGGCAAGAAGCGCGCGGTCGATACGCAGGTTTACGAGACCTATGAGATCGAGCGTATCGCGGCTGTCGCCTTCGACCTCGCGCGCAAGCGTCAGAATAAAGTGACGTCGATGGAGAAGCGCAACGTCATGAAGAGCGGCCTGCTCTGGAACGAGGTCGTGACCCGTGTGCATGCCGAGAAGTACAAGGACGTGCAGCTTGAGCATCAGCTTGCCGATTCCGGCGGCATGCAGCTTGTGCGCAATCCCAAGCAGTTCGACGTCATCGTCACCGACAACCTGTTCGGCGACGTGCTGTCCGACATCGCCGCGATGCTGACCGGCTCGCTCGGCATGCTGCCCTCGGCCTCGCTCGGCGCGACCGACGCAAAGACCGGCAAGCGCAAGGCGCTGTATGAGCCGGTGCACGGTTCTGCGCCAGACATTGCCGGCAAGGGCCTCGCCAATCCGCTGGCGATGCTGGCCTCGTTCGGCATGGCGCTGCGCTATTCGTTCGATATGGGCCAACTCGCCGACACCATCGACAAGGCGATCGCCAACGTGCTCGACAAGGGCATCCGCACCGGCGACATCGCGACCGGCGGCGCGAAGGGCGTCTCCACCTCGCAGATGGGCGAGGCGGTGCTGAAGGAAGTGCAGGCGCTGCACGGCTGA
- a CDS encoding aspartate-semialdehyde dehydrogenase, producing the protein MGFKVACVGATGNVGREMLNILDERAFPADEVVALASRRSQGTEVSFGDRTLKVKALENYDFSDVDICLMSAGGDVSKEWSPKIAAQGTVVIDNSSAWRMDPDVPLIVPEVNADAAAGFTKKGIIANPNCSTAQLVVALKPLHDAATIKRVVVSTYQSVSGAGKDAMDELFSQTKSVYTNDDLVAKKFPKRIAFNLIPQIDVFMEDGYTKEEWKMMMETKKILDPKIVLTATCVRVPVFISHSEAVNVEFEKSISADEAREILRKAPGCLVIDKREPGGYATPYEAAGEDATYISRIREDATVENGLAFWCVSDNLRKGAALNAIQIAEVLVNRKLLQPKKKAA; encoded by the coding sequence ATGGGTTTCAAGGTCGCCTGCGTGGGAGCTACCGGCAATGTGGGCCGGGAAATGCTCAACATCCTGGACGAGCGCGCCTTTCCGGCCGACGAAGTCGTCGCGCTGGCGTCTCGCCGCAGCCAGGGTACGGAAGTATCGTTCGGCGACCGCACCCTGAAAGTCAAAGCTCTCGAAAACTATGATTTCAGCGACGTCGATATCTGCCTGATGTCGGCGGGTGGCGACGTGTCGAAGGAGTGGTCGCCGAAGATCGCAGCGCAAGGCACGGTGGTGATCGATAACTCCTCGGCCTGGCGCATGGATCCCGACGTGCCGCTGATCGTGCCGGAAGTGAACGCCGATGCAGCAGCAGGCTTCACCAAGAAGGGCATCATCGCCAATCCGAACTGCTCGACCGCGCAGCTCGTGGTCGCCTTGAAGCCGCTGCACGATGCCGCGACCATCAAGCGCGTCGTGGTCTCGACCTACCAGTCGGTGTCGGGCGCGGGCAAGGACGCGATGGACGAATTGTTCTCGCAGACGAAGTCGGTCTACACCAACGACGATCTGGTGGCGAAGAAGTTTCCGAAGCGCATCGCCTTCAACCTGATTCCGCAGATCGACGTCTTCATGGAGGACGGCTACACCAAGGAAGAGTGGAAGATGATGATGGAGACCAAGAAGATTCTTGATCCCAAAATCGTCCTGACCGCGACCTGCGTGCGCGTCCCGGTGTTCATCAGTCATTCCGAAGCCGTCAACGTCGAGTTCGAGAAGTCGATCTCGGCGGATGAAGCGCGCGAGATTCTGCGCAAGGCGCCGGGCTGCCTCGTCATCGACAAGCGCGAGCCGGGCGGCTACGCCACGCCTTACGAGGCGGCGGGCGAGGACGCGACCTACATCAGCCGCATCCGCGAGGACGCGACAGTGGAGAACGGTCTGGCGTTCTGGTGCGTGTCGGACAATCTGCGCAAGGGTGCGGCGCTGAACGCGATCCAGATCGCCGAAGTGCTCGTCAACCGCAAGCTGCTGCAGCCCAAGAAAAAGGCTGCTTAA
- a CDS encoding carbonic anhydrase: MPERFPKQLISGYRTFAAHRLPTEQSRYHELSDIGQSPEVMVIGCCDSRVSPEVIFDAGPGELFVVRNVANLVPPYAPDGEAHGVSSALEFAVQVLKVKHIVVLGHAQCGGIKALVEPSAPLSPGDFIGKWMSLLSPALDGEPRKPGESQHDYVTRIEKKAVSTSLDNLMTFPCIRIQVERGKIQLHGAYFGVAHGSLSILDRTTGEFQAVTQTLPLGYESARPHSTSN; this comes from the coding sequence ATGCCCGAGAGATTTCCAAAACAGTTGATTTCCGGCTACCGCACCTTTGCGGCCCATCGCCTTCCGACAGAGCAGTCGCGCTACCACGAATTGTCCGACATCGGCCAGTCGCCGGAAGTCATGGTGATCGGCTGTTGCGACTCGCGCGTGTCTCCCGAAGTGATCTTCGACGCGGGGCCGGGCGAATTGTTCGTCGTCCGCAACGTCGCGAATTTGGTACCGCCCTACGCGCCGGACGGCGAGGCGCATGGCGTCTCATCCGCACTGGAATTCGCGGTGCAGGTGCTGAAGGTCAAGCACATCGTGGTGCTCGGCCACGCGCAATGCGGAGGCATCAAGGCGCTGGTGGAACCTTCCGCGCCGCTGTCGCCGGGCGATTTCATCGGCAAGTGGATGTCGCTGCTGTCTCCGGCGCTCGACGGCGAGCCTCGTAAGCCCGGCGAATCCCAGCACGATTACGTCACACGCATCGAGAAGAAAGCGGTCTCGACCAGCCTCGACAACCTGATGACGTTTCCCTGCATCCGCATTCAGGTCGAGCGCGGCAAGATCCAGCTTCACGGCGCCTATTTCGGTGTCGCACATGGATCGCTGTCGATCCTTGACCGCACGACCGGCGAATTCCAGGCCGTCACCCAGACGTTGCCTCTCGGATATGAGAGCGCACGCCCGCATTCAACTTCAAACTAA
- a CDS encoding HpcH/HpaI aldolase/citrate lyase family protein, with the protein MIRPLRSVLFMPGSNARALEKARSLPADGIIFDLEDSVAPEEKPNARTQIAQAMSQGGFGGRELVIRTNAPASPFWQDDSALAAQARPDAILVPKIAGPEDVAAICARLDQLGANPAIKLWVMIETPLAVLQIAGIAACAREKGARLAAFVIGPNDISLDTRIRMKPGRVEMVPLFLDCVVAARSYGIEVLDGPYSDFSDAAGFAAECEQARDLGFDGKTLIHPAQIEIANRVFRPADDELAEARGIIAAFEQSEATGKGAIRYEGRMVERLHAEMARRTLAMADAIGKMEQAAKT; encoded by the coding sequence ATGATCCGCCCGCTCCGCAGCGTTCTGTTCATGCCGGGTTCGAACGCGCGCGCATTGGAGAAGGCCCGCAGCCTTCCTGCCGACGGTATTATTTTCGATCTCGAGGATTCGGTTGCGCCTGAGGAAAAGCCGAACGCACGAACGCAGATCGCGCAGGCAATGTCGCAGGGCGGCTTCGGTGGGCGCGAGCTTGTCATCCGCACCAATGCGCCTGCATCTCCTTTTTGGCAGGACGACAGCGCGCTGGCGGCGCAGGCGCGCCCGGACGCCATTCTGGTTCCGAAGATCGCAGGGCCTGAGGATGTCGCGGCGATCTGCGCGCGACTGGACCAATTGGGGGCTAATCCTGCGATCAAGCTGTGGGTGATGATCGAGACGCCGCTCGCGGTGTTGCAGATTGCCGGGATCGCGGCCTGCGCGCGCGAGAAGGGTGCGCGGCTTGCCGCGTTCGTGATCGGTCCGAACGACATTTCGCTCGACACCCGCATCCGCATGAAGCCGGGGCGTGTCGAGATGGTGCCGCTGTTTCTCGATTGCGTCGTCGCCGCGCGCAGCTACGGCATTGAGGTTCTCGACGGACCTTACAGCGATTTCAGCGATGCAGCGGGTTTTGCGGCCGAATGCGAGCAAGCACGCGATCTCGGTTTCGACGGCAAGACGCTGATCCATCCGGCGCAGATCGAGATCGCCAATCGCGTTTTTCGGCCGGCGGATGACGAACTCGCCGAAGCACGCGGCATCATTGCCGCATTCGAGCAGTCTGAGGCTACCGGCAAGGGCGCGATCCGTTACGAGGGACGGATGGTCGAGCGGCTTCACGCCGAGATGGCGCGCCGTACGCTCGCGATGGCGGATGCGATCGGGAAAATGGAGCAGGCGGCAAAAACCTGA
- the leuD gene encoding 3-isopropylmalate dehydratase small subunit, whose translation MEKFTVVSSVAAPLKIINVDTDMIIPKQYLKTIKRTGLGKGLFSEQRYNDDGSENPDFVLNKPAYRHAQVLVAGDNFGCGSSREHAPWALADFGIRCVISTSFGDIFYNNAFKNGLLPIRVTHEQLDKLFDDAERGANATLTIDLEKQEIRGPDGGVINFEIDPFRKHCLLNGLDDIGLTMQKKASIDSFEAREKIARPWL comes from the coding sequence ATGGAAAAATTCACGGTTGTGAGCAGCGTCGCGGCGCCGCTGAAGATCATCAATGTCGACACCGACATGATTATCCCGAAGCAGTACCTGAAGACCATCAAACGGACCGGGCTCGGCAAGGGCCTGTTCTCGGAGCAACGCTACAATGACGACGGCAGCGAAAATCCGGATTTCGTGCTGAACAAGCCGGCTTACCGCCACGCCCAGGTCCTGGTCGCAGGCGACAATTTCGGCTGCGGATCGAGCCGCGAACACGCACCTTGGGCACTTGCTGATTTCGGCATCCGCTGTGTGATCTCGACCTCGTTCGGCGATATCTTCTACAACAACGCGTTCAAGAACGGCCTGCTGCCGATCCGCGTCACCCACGAGCAACTCGACAAGCTGTTCGACGACGCCGAGCGCGGCGCCAATGCCACGCTGACCATCGATCTCGAGAAGCAGGAAATTCGTGGCCCGGACGGCGGGGTCATCAATTTCGAGATCGACCCGTTCCGCAAGCACTGCCTGCTCAACGGCCTCGACGACATCGGCCTAACGATGCAGAAGAAGGCTTCAATCGACAGCTTCGAAGCCCGCGAGAAGATCGCACGTCCCTGGCTGTGA